AGGGATGCTTTAGCCATCCCATGCTTTAGCCAGGGAGCCTATTGAAGACTTACTGCTGCTGCAGTGTCTCCATAGCCGATGTTGAGGGTGTTCATGGCCTTCACAACGGCCATGATGGACTGTAGCGTGTTGCTGTAGATGATGACAATGAACTCCAAGCACTCTTCCAGGGAGTAACCATCTTTGTGGATAATTCTGTTGGATACAGACGGATACACGAGCGCAAGGAGTTACAGTGACATCAGAGAGTGTCGATCAGTATTTGGGAGATAAACAATATTTGAAACACACTCACTTCATCTGTTTGACAATGGTGCTCTTGCCTGATTCACCAGCACCTAATGATGAGAAGACAGGATGGGGCATCAGTATTAGAATAGCTCTTACTGGGCAAGCTTTCTGATGAGAGGATGGAAGACTGGGCATTTTCTTGGGAAAAGCAGCCTGTCTCAAAGTCATCAACACATTTGTTGACCACACTCAAATGACATCATATCCTGTACTTATTGAGGCAGAGGCAATGCAATATTGCATAAACATTATCCATACTGGATACTCGTATAGGATAAACACAATACATGTTTGATCTAGGCTAAGGGGATTCAGGCTTTGGGCTCTGAAAATTGTCTTGAGGTCATTTTTAGTTGCTATTGACATgcactaaataaacaaacatacacatctcTAAAGTAAGTGAAATATCTAAACTTTCCATAGCTGTTACAGTTTCTGGAGTTTTATttttctaaccccccccccccccccccccacacacacacacacacacaaactctgaaTGGGAAGGTGAAGTGAGTATTTTATGGAGTAGATTTTGCTTCCCCCTCGGTTGCATAATTTGACTAGGGATTCATTTGGGGACCACAAGCAAGAAAATTGGTCTTTCTTTCTTATTCACAATCCTTTTTTTCATTATTCATCTAGCACTCCCTTCTCTTGgcctttctccctccctgtaTTATTTGCTCCCTCTTGAGAGGATCACTGTAAGAGGCTTGGATCTCATTACTCCTGTCCTAAGCCCCTCACTGATAATGTGACGGGCTGCCCGCTCCATGCCTGACCCAAATAGACAGAGATGCAGATCCCTTTTTATAAATCCTTGATCAAATCTGTGTGCATAACACGTCCCTGCAGGTGTCTTCAGAGTTGGGACTGACCCTTTGGCTAACCCAACAATGTAAGTGCTCCCGAACTCTCTCTGACCTTCTCAGCAACAACTTAAGGAGGATGAATTTCAACATAATTGGTCATTAAATGAGGATGGGTGTCACCATAAGGTGtcattataggctacagtcaataaaaaaaacatcaagaaACATCAGTTAGAAACATCAGCTGCATACTGAAAGACCTGACATATACACATGACAAAGGTAACTTAAGTGATCAAAAATTCCCATGAATTTCCCTTGACACAGACGAACTACCCATTCTTTGCATATCCCCTTTTCTTGCTTTTAATTCCCCATGTCTTTAGTCTGGGTAAGAGCCATGGATCCCCGTCCACCCCTGTCCATCCCATCTGGTGGTGAGAGGGTCCCCAGTGAGTCCAGTCCttacccagcagcagcagcttgaCTGTCCTGGCGTCCTTGTCGGCATCCTCCTTCAGCTTCTTCTCCAGCTCCCTGGAGTGCTTGTCCTCAGCACTGCCTCCAGCCCCCATGTCCACTCAGCGAGAAAGGCGCCCTAAAGAGTCGGCCTGGACGAGCTCGGAATCACCTGAGGAATACGCTCCACAAGCCTGGACCCCACGCCACGCACAGATGCCTACCGCTGCCTGTAGGTACTGATGGACCGAGTAAATGTCCTCCTTTCTCTAAGAGGGCTTTTGGATGTTTTGCTGACCACCTGGGCACGGGAGGCCAATAAGAGGCAAGGACAGGGCCCCTCCCGTGGTGGTGCCCGTGGAGGGGCACAGGTGACCTCCTCTCAGCTTTAGGAGAATCTGCTGCCCTCAGCAGAAGGTCCTAGCTGCGGCTCAGCCCTAATCCTGCCCTTTACTCATCTCACTGGCCTTTATAAAGACTCTTCCAGGAGTGGACACATTCACTTGGACATGCTACAAAGGACTGCAAATGGTTTGCATGAAACACCAGCCACAAAGCAACAGTAACGTGCACAGATATATTCACAACTGGCCATTTATACTTTCACAGAGCAAGAAGAATCACTTTCACAATACATAGTGTCACATTACACTGTGTATATTTGTTTAAATCTAATTGTCAACTTCATATAAATAGTGCAATAGAAATGTTATAATTCAGAGGTAAATGCAAGTCCACTAATAACTGTCGTGTATAATTGATATGTGGGTATATGGAGTTACTTTTGAGATTGTTATTTCATCATTCATCTTTAGCTAATGCTTTTACTCAGAGCAAGTTGTAAGGAAATAACTACAGGGACAGTCCCCATTGGATCACCTCAGGGTGAAGTGGTGGGGGCCCCTGATCAGACTCTCACCCTACAGGTGGTCCATTTGGATGCCTGGGTCCCTAGGCACTGGTCCATCACTGCCAGATCCAGCTGGAGATGGTTCAAATGAGAGAATAGGATGTAATGCATCATTGGTTTTCAAATTGAGGGCACTGAAGATAGACTTGTGTCAGGCTTAGCCTTTGTCCAAGGCCTTGTACACTGTTTTGGCTTTTTTATGTAACACTATTGAAGCATCACTGAGTGTGGTTTCCTCCACTCTACTTGTCCACTTCATCTGTTGGACTTGGCAAAACACCTGTACATACACAGACCTCAACATAAGCAGACGCCAACCTCGAATAGACATCATTGACCTACATGTTCATAATGAGATGATGAGGGTGCTGGACCGGAAGGTCtggatatactgtacacacatgacTCATAAGCACCGATCATGACATCAATAACTCCTGGGGCCAATGACAACCAAATTCTTATGCACGAATTATGGCCATTGTGTGGCATATGGGAGCATTGAATGTTTGCAGTTAAGGTCTTGCCCATGGTATTAAATTAGCAGATTGATTTAGCCAAGATATTAAATCAGCTTAAGACTCCACACTTTCACCCATAATTCACATTAGGGCACCTGGTTCTCCAATTCACCTCCTAAAGGGGCTTCTCATTGAATAATTCCTTTTAACAGTGATATATGACAGTATGTGTATTGCCCACCATGCGTTTCAGCCCTAATTCTCACAGATAGGAGTTCCCTGGAAGGCGGGAGGGCCCTGGGAGGAGCTGCCGGAGGTTTTTGTTCTGCATCATCACGCTCATCTGGGGATCAATTCAAAGACTATTTTCCATGTGGGTATACCTGTGTGATCTTAACCAGCTTAGACAGAACGCATTGACCTCAATCTTTAAATGGACAAGAATCCTTAGCACGACTAAGTTTACAAGTGCCTGATGTTTATGACACAAAGGAAATAGAAATTAACTCTCATCTCTTTCAAGGAACTCTAGTGTACAGGAGTACACTAGTCATTGAGGTTTATGCCACTGGACGTGAAAACAATGTATCTCCCAGAAACCAAGTCAAGTATGCATGATTATGGCATGCATAGAGGTCATAGTTCCAACCATTGTGTGAACTACTCAAAGTTAATGTTGATCTTTATTGCCATTTCTGAATAAATGAAATTAATATTCTTATAAAATATAgagctttattttttttaatcagtttgcAACAtcaaagagaggggagaaatgtACACGGTCAAGTCATTACAATAACATCAACTGTGTAGTACATCCAACTCTGTAGATTTGATTTGAattgcccataaaaacatactAAACCCCAAGAATAAAAAATTAAAATTTAACAGACAAACGAGACAAAATGAGACAAACcacacagatgtgtttttttttcctttacaaAAAACAGTATATCTTTCTCACATATTCCTCTTACAGCCATCTGTTGTGACCCCCCAGGGATGAGGAAGAGTAAGGGCTTCCAAAAGATCCATACAATCACCTCTTCACCTCTTACATGCTAGCCTGTTGGAGAACATGGAGTCCCTGGTTGCTTTCTCCCGTGGTACAAAGTCACTGGTCACCAccacaaatgaaagaaagacagagagacaggaaaaGAGGTTCCACAGACAAAATCTACAGCAATATTTCTTAAACATATTTACAGTAACTGTACATCTCATGCAGAGTGAAAGCCAGCTTCCTATGGTTTTCGTTCTGGATTTAGCTAATAAACGGTAATCAGAAAATTAGCTTTCTGGTTTTCCCACACCATATCCTTAATGAGTTTCTAAAGTTGTAAAAAGTGCTTCAACTGCCTTATTAATGCCATAGAACTCCCAATTAGTGAGCATGCTATTGTGCTGTATTAATTAGATACTTGGAAGAATGCCCACTGTCTTGATATTTTGGACTAAAACTTGTGTCAAATCATCCACTGCAGATCATTCTCAGCAAGGGGATTGGTGATGGTCTATCAGGAGCTATATCAATATTCATATTTACACACAGTAATCAACAAACATTGCATTGCAATAAAACTCTGGATCAGGCAAGGTAAACAAAtgcggaggtgggggagggggggtgacgcagagagagtgggagaccTTCACAAGAACACTAATGAATGGACACCATGTGTTATGAAAAGGGAGaaatagaaaaacaaaagaGGTGTGTCGCAGGTTTGTGCTGAGAGAAGCCTTTAGAGTAGCCAAAAAAAGTTtggcttttgtgtgtatgtatgcgtgtggtAGGTGGCAGGCGACAGAGGTTTTGCTGTGCACTGCCTTATTCTTGCCTGTGGGGGGCgctcctcctctccacacatCCAGTGAAATGCCTCACGTTCTCTCTGAGAACCTGAACAGCTGTGCAAAGAAGGGGAAAccatgtttgtctctctctctctctctctctctctcacgatCGATCTCGCGTCTGACGGGCACTCCGCGGTGACCCTTGACCTTTTTGCAGCCCCTTTTAAAATGGCTCCGCCGGTTCACATTTTCacatgagtctctttttttgcAGTCCGCTGTAGGTACAGAAATGTGATGGAGCTGTTGCCATCTCTCAGAGAGAGGACACTCATTGTACAATAACACCATCTGATATAGAATTACtacattaataataaatataagaataataataacaataataacaaaaaaaatatttgcacAGAAAGACCTatacacaaaaaagaaaaaaggtaaAATGTACCCAGTCTGGGTACAAATAAAATCCACAGAACCTTGACTATTTACAAGCTACAATAAATACCATGTGTGCCTGTTCAACCCTCACTGCTGTCTCTAGCATTGCTCCATGCATGAATCCTCAGCGGTCTTAGTCTGGCACCAGAGTCAGAGAAGggagactgtgtgtatgtgcttatgTTGAAgtctgtgtgcttgcatgtgtatgtgtgtgtgtgtgtctaagagagagagagagagagagagagagagggagagagagaagacatggGGCtgttgcggtgtgtgtgtgtgtgtgtgtgtgtgtgtgtgtgtgtgtgtgtgtgtgtgtgtgtgtgtgtgtgtgtgtgtatgcgtgtgtatgtggctgtgtgtttatgtgcgcgCTGGATTGTCCCGTGCCGCCCCTTCATGTCTCGGTGGCAACGCCGCTCTGGCCCTCGTGGTGGCGCCGGTTGCGGGGTTTGCGCTGCTCCCTCAGCTCCTTCAGCTCCTTGCGCTTGACGCCCCCGCTGCTTCCTCCTCCGGCGCTGACCAGGCCACTCTGGGGCCCACTGACCAGTGGGTGCGGCTCGCCGTGCTGCCAGTAGTCCTGGCAGTACTGGTTGATGAGGCTCATCTCGGGCTGGCTCAGCAGGGTCAGCAGGTCCTTATACTGCTCGGCCGTGGGGGTCCAAGCGCTGGAGGCGGGCGGGTGGGTGAGTGCGGGGGCCTGGGGCCCGGGTCCAGCGGCGGCCGTCTGCGGGGTGTGGTGGGACTCGGCCAGTGCGGCGTTGGCCGTGCGCGAGGACAGCACCACCAGCTGCAGCTTGACCAGTGTGTGCTTGAAGTTGTTCTCGGTGGACGTGCACTGGTAGACGCCGCTGTCGGACATCTGCAGCGAGCGCAGCAGCAGGCCTTGCTCTGTCCGCACCACGCGCCCGTCACAGcgcagctgacacacacacatagacacacacacaactagtcAAAACACAGAAGAAACTCATGGCACACTGAAACCACTACATGCAATAACTGCTAGAGGCAGGAGCTGCATTCATGTTCATCTGAAGAAAGCTATGAAGGGCCTTTGCAAAGCCCCTTCAAGAATCATTATTTCAGCTCTCCCTTATAAAACATAACTATGGCCCATTCAACATAGTTAAGGCAGTTGCTTTCCATGCATAAAGTACTTTTATAACTTCTATGGGTCCTGTAAATAGGTCCAGATGCCAAGGGCAAGCAGCCTACCTCTTTCTTCCTATCGCTGTTCTCCTTCTGCAAATGCCACTTGATTGACACGTGAGGGGACCTGGCCTGGCACTCAAGGAAGGCGGTACTTCCCTCCACTCCATACTGCACTGTCTCCAGGGTGTTCTTATTGGCTGTGAGGGGTTTAAGCATGACATCATATCCTGTGCTCCAGAGAGATGCCTTCTGAGTATTTATATGCTCTTTGTATTCTCATGTGCTAAAGTCTTTcacaatgtaatgaaataaatacatattgtACTGCTTTAGCTGTAGTTAAGTGATACCattagaatacacacacattgaacaAATAGAGGAAGAGGTAGCTTCTCTCACCATTGGAGTTGTAGCCTCTGCACTGTCTGATGGGGTTGCCGTACTTTACATCCTGTCGACGGCTGCGCCTGGAGGGGTCAGATCCACATTCCCAAACCAACAGAATCATTACAATATGCTCCACACAATGACATCTTTACTGACATAGACGCACAAACATTTCACAATTTTACTGATATGGAAGACAGTATTCATCTTGTTGCAAAGTAATATGtctataatacatttaaatgcatAAAGATGTATGCActgtgcacacagacatgcatgtacgcacacacacacacacacacacaccctacctcTTCTGTGAGGCGGAGTAGCGGGAGCAGGATTTGCCGTCCCAAGCGCAGTAGGGGTCTCTGGCCAGGCAGCAGTCAGCACAGGCCTCGCCGTAGACGTCGCAGCGGTGCAGCACCAGATGGGTGACGCCCGCGGGCGAGCCCACGTACAGCTGTTGCTGTAGGGAGACAGAGGAGGCGGGGGGGTCAGGAGGTCACCTCATCCTCTCTCATCCTCGCTCATGCGCTCCCCACAAAACAGCATCCTAGCTGGCCAAGAATGGCTGCTCTACCCAATATGCTGAATGCATTAGGCATGTGTTCTTTATAAAGTGCACGTATTACTATGGAAAGTATTCCTTAGGTATTACTGTAGAAGTTGATTTATGTAtaagatttaaaaaataaataaaaatacatacCCTTTTGGGAGATATCTTCATGCTTGTTATTGGTGTTGGAACCTGAAGGTTTagataaaaacatattttactGCATGAAAAACAATGACCAGGACAGATAAACCAGGAAGATAAGACCAGGAAAAGATAAAAACATGGACGACTCACTCTGAAGACCTCCACTTCCTCAAGTACTAGTTCCTCCGTCTGCAGGTCATCTCTGGGAAGGACAATCACTTTCTGAATGGTTCCTCTGTctgtggatggagagagagaaagagagagagagaaggggagagagagagagaatgaaagagagatcaGAGAGTGTAAGCGGCAGTGTGTTTGAAGTGAAGCTCCAGATGAAAACTGAAAGCCGCTCTCTCATATAACGCATTTTCCCCCGACCTTATTGAAGCTAAACAGAACCTCCCCATTGATAATCATCTCTGAGCTGACACATGCTTCCAGGCAGACAAACAGTCTAACAGTCTGTCCAAGAACTCTGAGATTTCCCCTGCAGACTTTACACCACATGTCATCTTACATCGCTTACTCAACTGAAAACACACTCCAGAAAATAAACAGCCAGAAGAGGGCTGAGATCGGACACCATCCAAACGTCAAACTTAGGAACCCTGAAAGGGCTCTCTATCTAAACACTGTGGGCTCTCTCCTTGACTTGAGGAAAGCACTTTTAAAAACAGGTGTAATACAGTTAATctcattcaaatacacatgGGCTGATGGTTCAGATCTACCTGGGTCTAGGTTACCCCCCACTGCTATCCCACTTACCCGTCCCCAGGAACAGCACTTCGTAGTTTCCATCGGCGGCGGCCACCTGATCCACGGTGATCGTGGTGAACTCGTAGTCCACGTTGGTCCTGACCACAAGAGGGCGCTTGTGCACTGGGTACACGGCGTTGTACATGGTGGGGTGGTTACGCATAAAGTTGATGACCTCGTCCGGGTAGTCTTTGGTGGACTTAAGTTGGGGGGTGAACGTTCCTCCTGGGCACTGGAATTTTAAAAGAGGATATCCGTTTATTATACAtgtacttttttttctcttgatgCACTCAAAGATCTTACTGTAGAAAAACAggtttcaatttttttttacatctttAACTAGATTCAGGACTTGGAGTATCAGCATAAAGAGTGGCTGTAtatacagagtgtgtgtgtgtgtgtgtgtgtgtgtgtgtgtgtgtgtgtgtgtgtgtgtgtgtgtgtgtgaaattctACTCACTGTCCCTGGTCGAGGGTATGGTATCTTTCCTGTGTAGGCGACCCACTGGTAGTTTGGTCCCTCTTTGTGAGCAAAGGGCCCATTGAACACCATGCGCACATCCGCCATGGAGTAGACACACACGGCCGAGCCCTTGAACACAGACCTACACATGGgtgaagacaaacacacacaggtccatAGGTCTGCTtgagtatgcacacacagacacaaactgatcactctttctctttcactctctctttctctctctttctctctctctctctctctctctctctctctcacacacacacacacacactgctggtaTTATTTTTAACTGGAATAGTCTGCATGAACTTTTCCCCCTTTCCCTCCATAAAAAAGGGACTCATTTTAATCGTTTCCACAAAATTCAGATTCAATTTATCAAGGTTGCTGACTGATATGTCTACTCAAACCACATGGGACCACTAACCTCTCTGCTCAACAGGAAAATGCTTTTCCCCCACTCTTTTGTGTAAGCATTTGGCTGTACTGGGCCGTATAAGTAGAGATGATATTATTATTGAAGCTGAAAAAAGGCAAATGTCTTTTCTCTTGGACAAGAGCAGCGCCTGaatatgaatgagagagaggagtggacccccccccccccccacacacacacacacaatcctatcccccccccccccccccccacacacacacacccctgagaGGTACTGTAGAAGGCACCTCCAGGCATTTCAGACAAAAAGCTTGACTATTGTGGGGTTGCAAAGGCCTATGCACAGTCATCTAGGAAATGGAGCTCCAGAAAGACAACTGGTGAGGGACAAAGAGCAAACTATGCTTCAACCAGCCAAGAATAGGCAGACTGTTAATACATTACCTATGGAAATGgctgtgagtttttttttgctttcagGTTGTAGGTGAATGGAGTCTGAACTGGCTAATAAAACGAAAACCTGCTACCGCTGCAAAAGCACTTAACAGGGGTgcaaaaatctgtatttatgTTTGGTGCTGGGCAGCCCCCAGTGACCCCCTGACCAATCCCAGGATGTAATTAGCTTTGTAATGGGCAGCCCTGGCTTTAGTGAATCCAGACCCTGGTGTATAAACCTAATACAATGGGCCAGATGCCAGGTTTCTTTCGCCTGGGAGTCTGGAGGAAATGTAGTTTCAGGGAGTGACGGTCTACATGCTCAGGCAGACTACCTCAACTTCAATACCTGACTGGATAccagtagaggtgtgtgtgtgtgtgtgtgtgtgtgtgtgtgtgtgtgtgtgtgtgtgtgtgtgtgtgtgtgtgtgtgtgtgtgtgtttgtgcgtgcatgtgtgtgtgtttgtgcgtgcatgtgtgtgcgtgtgtgtggagggggaatGTGATCTGAGACACACATAAAAGATCATTCATCACACTGCTCGATGACTCACCCAGAGACAGAGAATACTCCATAGATGACGGGGTTCTTGGTGTCCTGGGTCTTCTGGATAAATACGTCCCCTATCCGACAGAGACACAAAGGCACTGGTTAGACTCAAAACGGGAAAAAGTTCTGCAGCAGCTTAAACAGTGTGACACACACTACaataaaaatgtgaaataaaagaaaatgtaCTGATGCTTGTATATAATTTCGGATTAACGTGTCTGATGAATGGCCTTTATCACAGGATATCGCATTGCAGACCAGCAGGGCTTGTTCAACAATAAGCAACAGTCCTGCAGGCGCATGGACACTGTCTTTCGCACGCTATGTCAGGCTGTCTCGAGTGCCTCGCTGGCGTGAGATAAGTTATCCCACAACGTCAGTGTGCCAGATACACTTTTTCCCAGACACCTCAGCGTTGATGGTGACACACAGTAAGGAACGGCCTCTCTGTACCCTAGGCTGCATGCCCAGGCCTTATCCTCCATTTCAACTCCcacaacgcccccccccccccacctctcttttctacttctctctctctttctctcctcctccctccctccttcc
Above is a genomic segment from Alosa sapidissima isolate fAloSap1 chromosome 4, fAloSap1.pri, whole genome shotgun sequence containing:
- the sema3fa gene encoding sema domain, immunoglobulin domain (Ig), short basic domain, secreted, (semaphorin) 3Fa isoform X3, which gives rise to MSPFGWLVLETLAVFLLVTHPSHSNPLSAPRVFLSFKELRSTGTAHHFSFLLNSTDYRILCMDEDHDRMYVGSKDYILSLDLHDINKEPLIIHWPVNPQRKTECILSGKDTNGECGNFIRLIEPWNRTHLYVCGTGAYNPVCTYVDRGRRSQEYIFRLEPGKVDSGKGKCPYDPKLNSVSSLINGQLYTGLYIDFMGTDSAIFRTMSKHTTMRTDQYNSRWLHDPTFIHAQLIPDSAEKNDDKLYFFFREKATDMGQSPVTQSRIGRICLNDDGGHCCLVNKWSTFLKARLICSVPGVDGVETHFDELRDVFIQKTQDTKNPVIYGVFSVSGSVFKGSAVCVYSMADVRMVFNGPFAHKEGPNYQWVAYTGKIPYPRPGTCPGGTFTPQLKSTKDYPDEVINFMRNHPTMYNAVYPVHKRPLVVRTNVDYEFTTITVDQVAAADGNYEVLFLGTDRGTIQKVIVLPRDDLQTEELVLEEVEVFRVPTPITSMKISPKRQQLYVGSPAGVTHLVLHRCDVYGEACADCCLARDPYCAWDGKSCSRYSASQKRSDPSRRSRRQDVKYGNPIRQCRGYNSNANKNTLETVQYGVEGSTAFLECQARSPHVSIKWHLQKENSDRKKELRCDGRVVRTEQGLLLRSLQMSDSGVYQCTSTENNFKHTLVKLQLVVLSSRTANAALAESHHTPQTAAAGPGPQAPALTHPPASSAWTPTAEQYKDLLTLLSQPEMSLINQYCQDYWQHGEPHPLVSGPQSGLVSAGGGSSGGVKRKELKELREQRKPRNRRHHEGQSGVATET
- the sema3fa gene encoding sema domain, immunoglobulin domain (Ig), short basic domain, secreted, (semaphorin) 3Fa isoform X2 yields the protein MSPFGWLVLETLAVFLLVTHPSHSNPLSAPRVFLSFKELRSTGTAHHFSFLLNSTDYRILCMDEDHDRMYVGSKDYILSLDLHDINKEPLIIHWPVNPQRKTECILSGKDTNGECGNFIRLIEPWNRTHLYVCGTGAYNPVCTYVDRGRRSQTLFSEQAARAGGRTSRAAAADADTTAEPTVPKEYIFRLEPGKVDSGKGKCPYDPKLNSVSSLINGQLYTGLYIDFMGTDSAIFRTMSKHTTMRTDQYNSRWLHDPTFIHAQLIPDSAEKNDDKLYFFFREKATDMGQSPVTQSRIGRICLNDDGGHCCLVNKWSTFLKARLICSVPGVDGVETHFDELRDVFIQKTQDTKNPVIYGVFSVSGSVFKGSAVCVYSMADVRMVFNGPFAHKEGPNYQWVAYTGKIPYPRPGTCPGGTFTPQLKSTKDYPDEVINFMRNHPTMYNAVYPVHKRPLVVRTNVDYEFTTITVDQVAAADGNYEVLFLGTDRGTIQKVIVLPRDDLQTEELVLEEVEVFRVPTPITSMKISPKRQQLYVGSPAGVTHLVLHRCDVYGEACADCCLARDPYCAWDGKSCSRYSASQKRRSRRQDVKYGNPIRQCRGYNSNANKNTLETVQYGVEGSTAFLECQARSPHVSIKWHLQKENSDRKKELRCDGRVVRTEQGLLLRSLQMSDSGVYQCTSTENNFKHTLVKLQLVVLSSRTANAALAESHHTPQTAAAGPGPQAPALTHPPASSAWTPTAEQYKDLLTLLSQPEMSLINQYCQDYWQHGEPHPLVSGPQSGLVSAGGGSSGGVKRKELKELREQRKPRNRRHHEGQSGVATET
- the sema3fa gene encoding sema domain, immunoglobulin domain (Ig), short basic domain, secreted, (semaphorin) 3Fa isoform X1, producing the protein MSPFGWLVLETLAVFLLVTHPSHSNPLSAPRVFLSFKELRSTGTAHHFSFLLNSTDYRILCMDEDHDRMYVGSKDYILSLDLHDINKEPLIIHWPVNPQRKTECILSGKDTNGECGNFIRLIEPWNRTHLYVCGTGAYNPVCTYVDRGRRSQTLFSEQAARAGGRTSRAAAADADTTAEPTVPKEYIFRLEPGKVDSGKGKCPYDPKLNSVSSLINGQLYTGLYIDFMGTDSAIFRTMSKHTTMRTDQYNSRWLHDPTFIHAQLIPDSAEKNDDKLYFFFREKATDMGQSPVTQSRIGRICLNDDGGHCCLVNKWSTFLKARLICSVPGVDGVETHFDELRDVFIQKTQDTKNPVIYGVFSVSGSVFKGSAVCVYSMADVRMVFNGPFAHKEGPNYQWVAYTGKIPYPRPGTCPGGTFTPQLKSTKDYPDEVINFMRNHPTMYNAVYPVHKRPLVVRTNVDYEFTTITVDQVAAADGNYEVLFLGTDRGTIQKVIVLPRDDLQTEELVLEEVEVFRVPTPITSMKISPKRQQLYVGSPAGVTHLVLHRCDVYGEACADCCLARDPYCAWDGKSCSRYSASQKRSDPSRRSRRQDVKYGNPIRQCRGYNSNANKNTLETVQYGVEGSTAFLECQARSPHVSIKWHLQKENSDRKKELRCDGRVVRTEQGLLLRSLQMSDSGVYQCTSTENNFKHTLVKLQLVVLSSRTANAALAESHHTPQTAAAGPGPQAPALTHPPASSAWTPTAEQYKDLLTLLSQPEMSLINQYCQDYWQHGEPHPLVSGPQSGLVSAGGGSSGGVKRKELKELREQRKPRNRRHHEGQSGVATET
- the sema3fa gene encoding sema domain, immunoglobulin domain (Ig), short basic domain, secreted, (semaphorin) 3Fa isoform X4; the encoded protein is MSPFGWLVLETLAVFLLVTHPSHSNPLSAPRVFLSFKELRSTGTAHHFSFLLNSTDYRILCMDEDHDRMYVGSKDYILSLDLHDINKEPLIIHWPVNPQRKTECILSGKDTNGECGNFIRLIEPWNRTHLYVCGTGAYNPVCTYVDRGRRSQEYIFRLEPGKVDSGKGKCPYDPKLNSVSSLINGQLYTGLYIDFMGTDSAIFRTMSKHTTMRTDQYNSRWLHDPTFIHAQLIPDSAEKNDDKLYFFFREKATDMGQSPVTQSRIGRICLNDDGGHCCLVNKWSTFLKARLICSVPGVDGVETHFDELRDVFIQKTQDTKNPVIYGVFSVSGSVFKGSAVCVYSMADVRMVFNGPFAHKEGPNYQWVAYTGKIPYPRPGTCPGGTFTPQLKSTKDYPDEVINFMRNHPTMYNAVYPVHKRPLVVRTNVDYEFTTITVDQVAAADGNYEVLFLGTDRGTIQKVIVLPRDDLQTEELVLEEVEVFRVPTPITSMKISPKRQQLYVGSPAGVTHLVLHRCDVYGEACADCCLARDPYCAWDGKSCSRYSASQKRRSRRQDVKYGNPIRQCRGYNSNANKNTLETVQYGVEGSTAFLECQARSPHVSIKWHLQKENSDRKKELRCDGRVVRTEQGLLLRSLQMSDSGVYQCTSTENNFKHTLVKLQLVVLSSRTANAALAESHHTPQTAAAGPGPQAPALTHPPASSAWTPTAEQYKDLLTLLSQPEMSLINQYCQDYWQHGEPHPLVSGPQSGLVSAGGGSSGGVKRKELKELREQRKPRNRRHHEGQSGVATET